In the Cylindrospermopsis raciborskii Cr2010 genome, TCTGAATCAAAGTTCCTGCTAGGGTTAAACTAGCAACTAGAACTGTCGTGGATAGTTTCATCATGCATCATTCCCTTTTCCCATTATAATTACTTTACAAACCAGGTTGATTACGTCGGTTATTTTGAACTTTTGGCCTTTTAACAGGTGAAGAGGATGAGCGTCGAGCTGCTAGCACATCACTCAGTTTGACTGTAACCCGTTGGCGACTACTTCTTGTTTCGGTAATCACACCTCCTTCCGATCCCTTCTTGCTAATCTCCAGGAGTTGAGATAAAACCTTATCAGGGTTTTTGGCATTTTCCGGTTTCAGGGTAAATAGGGTATTTTTATCTTGACAACCATTATCTCGGTCGGAAATTACACAAATAACAACCTGACCATTAACATTGCCACTGGTTAATAAAACATCTTGAAGCCTACCACCACTCTCTTGTACTGCTGTGTTGAACTTGCGGGTGACAATTTGACACCGGTTTTCGGGGGCAAATTGGCTACCAAAATATTTGGAAGCTGATTGAGTCCAAATAATCACAGGTATT is a window encoding:
- a CDS encoding COP23 domain-containing protein, with protein sequence MKFSATVLATFIAVSAGWHPSMVRAVPVESGDNPPNPPTIPASDNPSDSEPTGDESYNGTKFACVSQGNGKWATVGQRPGGQPIPVIIWTQSASKYFGSQFAPENRCQIVTRKFNTAVQESGGRLQDVLLTSGNVNGQVVICVISDRDNGCQDKNTLFTLKPENAKNPDKVLSQLLEISKKGSEGGVITETRSSRQRVTVKLSDVLAARRSSSSPVKRPKVQNNRRNQPGL